In Nostoc sp. CENA543, a single genomic region encodes these proteins:
- a CDS encoding NACHT domain-containing NTPase, producing the protein MAKRSLQASDEGIRKAKQAFKRKGWTQEYLAAEVGLETRQPIWKFFTGKPIDRHVFHDICCVLDLETSEIAQNIVIDEETEPETQSDSPIEHHQTTLDIDVLVQKLRSIHHERIQAQCGTLHLLDIAKPINLNDIYIDVNIFEEISSYRWVNMNDLQNPESYEKKGFAINRGSQARISGLDAVRKYAKMLVFGKPGSGKTTFLQSLALICNRGFFQPNYLPIFINLKNFTEDTREYSQLSLFNYIYEYFVNFDVADTELTTVLDEGKALILLDGLDEIIGEDADIIINKIRIFIEKFYKNQIIITCRFAYHLKFRGFTEVEIADFNKNQIAAFAQRWFLAFAKNSPVQAQVLANKFMQKLLLAENAQILELATTPILLNLTCLVFQSREDFPTDHSQLYKQALDLLLVRWDESRGIKRDQVYRQLSLADKIKLLCHIASVSFRQGIHFISATRLQQIIAVHLASLPNATHDTYALEIESKSVIRAIEIQHGLLIERARDIYSFSHLSFQEYFAARDIVANINNKGLEELVCHLYEPRWREVFLLSVGMLNNADDLLLLIKSKIDELPHKNRKLHDFLQWLKQKSDQVTTIYHCASVRAFYFTISLPPEHPLAGNQDLAISLDRQLASSLNGDLAIDLALTHALAVSLRMTAEIFSQRIGTLKLALDLKYLLNNQASWQTLLQEVTNKLPRSHQDRKILNSWWKNHGRDWTEELRSLMMTHRQIGYDWQFNQQDLQYLQHYWNANKLLLDCLKAALNINYDVKNYLEKSLFSQDNFKIDTHILDDSIL; encoded by the coding sequence ATGGCAAAGCGATCGCTCCAAGCATCGGATGAAGGAATCAGAAAGGCTAAACAAGCTTTTAAGCGCAAAGGATGGACACAAGAATACCTAGCTGCTGAGGTAGGTTTAGAAACACGTCAACCCATTTGGAAGTTTTTTACAGGCAAACCTATTGATCGTCATGTCTTCCATGATATCTGTTGTGTTTTGGATTTAGAGACATCGGAAATTGCCCAAAATATCGTCATAGATGAGGAGACAGAGCCAGAAACACAGAGCGATAGCCCCATAGAGCATCATCAGACTACCTTAGATATAGATGTCTTAGTACAAAAATTGCGCTCTATCCATCATGAAAGAATTCAAGCGCAGTGTGGGACTTTACATCTTTTAGATATTGCCAAACCCATCAACCTCAACGATATATATATTGATGTCAATATTTTCGAGGAAATCAGCAGCTACAGATGGGTGAACATGAATGATTTGCAAAATCCAGAATCTTATGAAAAGAAGGGTTTTGCTATCAATCGAGGATCTCAAGCACGGATTTCTGGATTAGATGCTGTTCGGAAATATGCAAAAATGCTGGTGTTTGGTAAACCTGGTTCTGGTAAGACAACATTTTTACAATCATTAGCACTCATTTGCAATCGCGGTTTTTTTCAACCTAATTATTTACCGATTTTTATTAACTTAAAAAATTTTACAGAAGACACTAGAGAATATAGCCAATTAAGTTTATTTAATTATATATATGAATATTTTGTCAATTTTGATGTTGCCGATACTGAATTAACAACTGTTTTGGATGAAGGTAAAGCTCTAATTTTATTAGATGGATTAGATGAGATTATTGGAGAAGATGCAGATATTATTATTAATAAAATTCGGATTTTCATCGAGAAATTCTATAAAAATCAGATTATCATTACTTGCCGTTTTGCTTACCACCTGAAATTTCGTGGCTTTACAGAAGTAGAGATTGCCGATTTTAATAAAAATCAAATTGCTGCTTTTGCTCAGAGATGGTTTTTGGCATTTGCGAAAAATTCACCAGTACAAGCACAGGTATTGGCAAACAAGTTTATGCAAAAACTGCTCCTAGCAGAAAATGCTCAAATTCTAGAATTAGCTACCACACCTATATTATTAAATCTCACTTGCTTGGTTTTTCAATCAAGAGAAGATTTCCCCACTGATCACTCACAACTTTATAAACAAGCATTAGATTTGTTGCTGGTTCGCTGGGATGAAAGTCGAGGGATTAAACGGGATCAAGTTTATCGTCAATTGTCTCTAGCAGATAAAATTAAATTGCTCTGCCATATTGCTAGTGTAAGTTTCCGTCAAGGTATTCACTTTATTAGCGCGACTAGACTACAGCAAATTATTGCTGTTCATCTGGCTAGTTTACCAAATGCTACTCATGATACCTATGCTTTAGAAATCGAGAGCAAGTCTGTAATCAGAGCGATTGAAATTCAGCATGGACTATTAATTGAAAGAGCTAGAGACATTTATTCTTTTTCACATTTGAGTTTTCAAGAATATTTTGCTGCTAGAGACATTGTTGCTAACATCAACAATAAGGGTTTGGAAGAATTAGTTTGTCATTTATATGAACCACGCTGGCGAGAAGTCTTTTTGTTGAGTGTAGGAATGTTAAATAATGCAGATGATCTACTGCTACTGATCAAATCAAAAATTGATGAATTACCTCATAAAAATCGGAAGTTACATGATTTTCTGCAATGGCTAAAACAGAAATCAGATCAGGTAACTACTATTTACCATTGTGCTAGTGTACGTGCTTTCTATTTTACGATTTCTTTACCGCCAGAACATCCTTTAGCGGGTAATCAAGATTTAGCGATATCTTTAGATCGTCAGTTAGCTAGTAGTCTAAATGGAGACTTAGCTATAGATTTAGCCTTAACTCATGCTTTAGCTGTGAGTCTAAGAATGACAGCAGAGATTTTTTCCCAAAGAATAGGAACTTTAAAGTTAGCACTCGATTTAAAATATTTACTTAATAATCAAGCATCTTGGCAAACTTTACTCCAAGAAGTGACTAATAAGTTACCACGCTCCCATCAAGACAGAAAGATATTGAATTCATGGTGGAAAAATCATGGAAGAGACTGGACAGAAGAACTGCGATCGCTCATGATGACTCATCGCCAAATTGGTTATGATTGGCAGTTTAACCAGCAAGATTTACAGTATTTACAGCATTATTGGAATGCCAATAAACTATTGTTAGATTGTCTCAAAGCAGCACTTAATATTAACTATGATGTCAAGAATTATCTTGAAAAAAGTTTATTTTCTCAAGATAATTTTAAAATAGATACTCATATTTTAGATGATTCAATCTTATGA
- a CDS encoding sorbosone dehydrogenase family protein, which produces MKFAGFLLLSSLLLTAACNQTRATSDNSTSSASPPAAQLTQNSRQAKNVIVTETFSPQPIRINLGNLPAPFATDSVAKPPQVVQIPEKPVLKVPSGFTVNVFADSLNAPRWLALTPSGDVLVTETRQNRIRLLRDTDGDGVADVRQTFASASNGLNIPFGMAFAGNSFFLGNTDAVLKFSYNQGQQQLTGSGEKIADLPGGGYNQHWTRNVVAAPDGKKLYVSVGSRSNVDEEELPRASVQVMNLDGSEQKTFAFGLRNPVGLDFHPTTKELYTTVNERDGIGDDLVPDYLTRIRQGEFYGWPYTYLQPSNLDPRQTTNGKSKRPDLAERTRTPDVLFQAHSAALGLQFYDGKTFPQKYRNGAFVAFRGSWNRDRGTGYKIVFVPFNTQGRPQGYYEDFLTGFLLDSTIPSTWGRPVGLLVLPDGSLLVTEEANNRIYRIQYTGS; this is translated from the coding sequence ATGAAATTCGCCGGTTTCTTGCTGCTGAGTAGCTTATTACTCACAGCAGCCTGTAATCAAACTCGTGCAACTTCTGATAACTCTACATCTTCAGCATCTCCTCCTGCGGCGCAGCTAACCCAAAATTCCCGACAGGCGAAAAATGTTATCGTCACAGAGACATTTTCACCCCAACCTATTCGCATCAATTTGGGAAATTTACCTGCGCCTTTTGCTACAGACAGTGTGGCTAAACCGCCACAAGTTGTACAGATTCCAGAAAAGCCGGTTCTCAAAGTTCCATCAGGATTTACAGTCAATGTTTTTGCAGATAGTTTAAATGCACCCCGTTGGCTGGCTTTGACCCCTAGCGGTGATGTCTTGGTGACAGAAACTCGACAAAACCGCATTCGGCTATTGCGTGATACTGACGGTGATGGTGTGGCTGATGTTCGTCAGACCTTTGCGAGTGCTTCTAATGGGTTGAATATTCCCTTTGGTATGGCTTTCGCGGGTAACTCCTTCTTTTTGGGTAATACTGATGCAGTTTTAAAATTTTCTTACAACCAAGGACAACAGCAATTAACTGGTAGTGGCGAAAAAATCGCTGATTTACCTGGAGGCGGTTACAATCAGCATTGGACAAGAAATGTTGTAGCCGCGCCGGATGGAAAAAAACTCTATGTTTCTGTAGGGTCACGTTCTAACGTTGATGAAGAGGAATTACCACGCGCTTCCGTACAGGTGATGAACTTAGATGGTTCAGAACAAAAAACTTTTGCTTTTGGTTTACGTAACCCAGTCGGTTTAGATTTTCACCCCACCACCAAAGAACTTTATACCACCGTCAATGAACGAGATGGCATTGGAGATGATTTAGTCCCGGATTATTTGACACGCATTCGTCAAGGAGAATTTTACGGCTGGCCTTATACTTACTTGCAACCCAGTAACCTTGACCCACGACAAACAACCAACGGCAAAAGTAAACGTCCAGATTTAGCAGAACGGACTCGTACACCTGATGTATTATTTCAAGCTCACTCAGCCGCGTTAGGGTTGCAATTTTACGATGGCAAGACGTTTCCCCAAAAGTATCGCAATGGTGCGTTTGTAGCTTTTCGAGGTTCGTGGAATCGCGATCGCGGTACAGGTTATAAGATTGTCTTTGTTCCCTTTAATACCCAAGGTAGACCACAAGGTTACTATGAAGACTTTCTCACAGGATTTTTGCTTGACTCTACTATTCCCAGCACTTGGGGAAGACCTGTAGGATTATTGGTCTTACCAGATGGTAGTTTATTAGTGACCGAAGAAGCCAATAATCGGATTTATCGGATTCAGTATACAGGTAGTTAA
- a CDS encoding response regulator, with protein MDKILVIEDDINVRDNILDLLAGEGYKLLAAENGRIGWQLTQVEMPDLIICDVTMPELDGYGVLKLLRQNPTTATIPFMFLTAKSDKTDFRQGMEMGADDYLIKPFTRGELLAAIACRLAKQNTIHQETQKKLDNLRNSIALSLPHEMRTPLNGILGFSQILMDESDYLDAHSVREMAESIYFSGERLLRLIQNFLLYAELEIVSTNPQQLQALQSKTTKFPSLSLLNLITEKAQKVGRADDLQIDLHPCCVRISSEKISKIVEELIDNALKFSPVGTLIQVKSKVINNMLVLSFMDFGRGMTVAQIAELGAYRQFERKLYEQQGSGLGLTIVKRLAQLHGGQLKIHSQPHQLTLVEVILPCREEEHYYQKALLVEQTTDNTEDCKSKMVVSD; from the coding sequence ATGGACAAAATTTTAGTAATTGAAGATGATATCAATGTTCGAGATAATATTTTAGACTTGCTAGCAGGTGAAGGCTATAAATTATTGGCCGCAGAAAATGGGCGTATTGGCTGGCAATTGACTCAGGTGGAAATGCCAGATTTAATAATTTGTGATGTCACTATGCCAGAGTTAGATGGATACGGAGTCTTAAAGTTATTGCGTCAAAATCCCACGACAGCAACGATTCCTTTCATGTTTTTAACAGCTAAATCTGACAAAACAGATTTTCGTCAGGGAATGGAAATGGGCGCAGATGACTATCTCATCAAGCCATTTACCAGAGGAGAGTTATTAGCAGCGATCGCTTGTAGGTTAGCAAAACAAAATACTATTCATCAAGAAACTCAAAAAAAACTAGACAATTTACGTAACAGTATTGCTTTATCTTTACCCCATGAAATGCGAACACCCCTGAATGGAATTTTGGGATTTTCACAAATCCTCATGGATGAAAGTGACTATCTTGATGCACATTCAGTCCGAGAAATGGCAGAATCTATATATTTCTCTGGAGAGCGATTATTGAGATTAATTCAGAACTTCTTACTGTATGCAGAATTAGAAATTGTATCCACTAATCCGCAGCAATTACAAGCATTGCAAAGTAAAACTACAAAATTTCCCTCACTATCATTGTTGAATCTCATCACTGAAAAAGCCCAGAAAGTAGGAAGAGCAGACGATTTACAGATAGACTTGCATCCCTGTTGTGTCAGGATTTCATCAGAGAAAATTTCTAAAATTGTCGAAGAGTTAATAGATAATGCTTTGAAATTTTCTCCAGTCGGCACTTTAATCCAAGTCAAAAGTAAAGTCATCAATAATATGTTGGTGTTATCTTTTATGGATTTTGGTCGAGGAATGACTGTAGCGCAAATTGCAGAACTAGGAGCTTATCGACAATTTGAACGCAAACTTTATGAGCAACAAGGCTCAGGATTAGGGTTAACCATTGTGAAGCGATTAGCACAATTACATGGTGGTCAACTCAAAATCCACAGTCAACCCCATCAACTCACCTTAGTGGAAGTAATTTTACCTTGTCGCGAAGAAGAACATTATTATCAAAAAGCACTACTAGTAGAACAAACTACTGATAATACTGAAGATTGCAAAAGTAAAATGGTGGTTAGTGATTAA
- a CDS encoding PAS domain S-box protein codes for MPSLPQFFWLRCLEPIINRSPMQVEPETLVSEVIALMAKGGSDIFVLTNSQVIGWLSTQHIVKLMALGIDLTTTKISDVMQQPADITIEVIQLLDIKAVISKLSQCQSSCLLVVDELGEFFGTVSQESILQALATAVDIKQPAAILKLRKSSQYKLRTHGCRCKSHRVKHFGKQPTIAVNRPNIIELKSPKNTNKTIYWERNLINNQIYFVNTIVTESESEAIETVGWDEVLSLVHPHDREKVELANQSAIANLSSFEIEHRLLILGQTSGYKWVLARGTVLVNRAGQPTRMIGVTMEIDHQRKAQDTLQKTNQELEVQLTQRAIALQQKNEQLLAEQIALAKSEERFRFLAESIPQQVWIAQPDGSLEYINQRTLDFFGSTLEELLGWGWEKFVHPDDLVTCLAAWHHSLTTGSIYEQEFRLLAADSRSYRWHLARGVPFKNQQGEIINWFGTNTDIDEQKHIEETLSHKIQLADFRAKVDTVLSRSSTLYEMMRGCTEAIVDNLQAAFARIWILNKTENVLELQVSSGMYTHIDGAHGRIPIGQLKIGLIAQSGQPQISNSVQTDPLVRDQDWARTEGIVAFAGYPLIVEEETVGVIAMFSRHQLSSSTLEILGITAYEIALGIKRKQTEVALQESEERFRNLVEASSDWVWEVDENIRYIYVSPKVRDILGYEPEEVIGKTPLELMPPEEAERVLSIFAPIAAAQQPFKCLENTNLHKDGHLVVLETSGVPVFNSGGKFCGYRGIDRDITARKQAKAKLRETQARLQAILDNSPAIIYLLDTQNRFLLINQQYERLFQTTQQEIIGKSIYEVWNADIADNFAANNHLVVTRANPIEVEEEVPHEDGLHTYISIKFPLTDSNGVPYAVCGISTDITDRKRAEKKLRQSEEYFRLLIESIKDYAIYRLDSQGRVMSWNSGAECITGYQTSEIVGQNFACFFPPETIGEYSPQQQLDIAASQGRCECERVFVRKDGSYFWANCILTPLRDAAGNLQGFCKVTRDITERKLAEESLLRFQKAIESTSDAVVITDEQGRSIYVNPAFVGLYGYNLEELARIGGVWVISQQPQDSQKILTAIHRGQSWRGEVAMRSRTGHISQIDLRIDAIKDPRGKIFGTVCIHTDITKRQQVEEGLRLRDRAIAASSNGIIIADASIANGPMIYVNPAFEKMTGYSSEEVIGQNFRSFHSTVINQPGCQELHTLMQAGKAGTVILQNYRKDGSLFWSELNISPVYDQNDRLTHYIGIQTDITERQQAQTALLVSQQRLQYLLTSSPAVIYACRTAGGFGSFFISENIKTLLGYEAKQFNEDSSFWLSRIHPEDTPKVLDHLVDVLEKGQYKLEYRFLHQDGSYRWLYDQGKVVWDETHKPVELVGYMADITDRKQLEEELTIALEKEKELSELKSRFVSMTSHEFRTPLSIILSSSELLEHYHQKLSPDKRMTHLQRIQTSVKRMTEMLDDVLIIGKAEAGKLEFVPQVFDLVAYCRNLVAETQTRLKLKSQQINFTSHEETIECCMDEKLLAHVLNNLLSNAIKYSHKDSHVAFILKTENEQVIFEIQDEGIGIPPEDIPQLFESFHRAKNVGNIPGTGLGLAIVKKCIDLHQGEIFVKSTLGIGTVFTVKISLNNQV; via the coding sequence ATGCCCTCCTTACCTCAGTTTTTCTGGTTAAGATGCTTAGAACCAATTATTAATCGTTCACCCATGCAGGTTGAACCAGAAACACTAGTCTCAGAAGTAATCGCACTTATGGCTAAGGGCGGTTCTGATATCTTCGTATTGACCAATTCGCAGGTTATAGGGTGGTTATCAACACAACATATAGTCAAACTGATGGCATTGGGGATTGACTTGACGACCACCAAAATCTCTGATGTCATGCAGCAACCAGCAGATATCACCATTGAAGTTATACAGTTACTAGATATTAAGGCAGTTATTTCTAAGCTCAGTCAATGTCAATCAAGTTGCCTGCTAGTTGTAGATGAACTAGGTGAATTCTTCGGCACAGTATCACAGGAAAGTATTTTGCAAGCTTTGGCAACAGCAGTAGATATTAAGCAGCCAGCCGCAATATTAAAATTGAGAAAATCGTCCCAGTACAAATTACGCACACATGGGTGCAGGTGTAAATCCCACAGAGTCAAACATTTTGGGAAACAGCCAACTATCGCCGTAAATCGTCCCAACATCATCGAATTAAAGTCACCTAAAAATACAAATAAAACAATTTATTGGGAACGCAATCTCATCAACAATCAAATCTACTTTGTAAATACGATTGTGACTGAGAGTGAATCAGAGGCAATTGAGACAGTAGGCTGGGATGAAGTGCTTTCCCTCGTGCATCCCCATGACCGAGAAAAAGTTGAACTAGCCAATCAATCAGCCATAGCCAATCTCAGTTCCTTTGAAATTGAACATCGCTTACTAATATTAGGACAAACATCCGGCTATAAATGGGTATTAGCTAGGGGAACAGTGCTAGTAAATAGAGCAGGTCAACCCACACGGATGATTGGAGTCACAATGGAGATTGATCATCAAAGAAAAGCGCAGGATACTTTACAAAAAACCAACCAAGAGCTAGAAGTACAACTAACACAACGGGCGATCGCTCTCCAACAAAAAAATGAACAGCTACTAGCAGAACAAATCGCCCTCGCCAAAAGCGAAGAACGTTTTCGGTTTTTGGCAGAATCTATCCCTCAACAAGTCTGGATTGCTCAACCAGACGGCTCACTAGAATACATCAATCAACGCACCCTAGACTTTTTCGGCTCTACTTTAGAGGAATTATTGGGTTGGGGGTGGGAAAAATTCGTCCATCCTGATGACTTAGTAACCTGTTTAGCCGCTTGGCATCATTCCCTAACTACGGGTAGTATTTACGAACAGGAATTTCGGCTACTGGCTGCTGATTCCAGGAGTTATCGTTGGCATTTAGCGCGTGGTGTACCCTTCAAAAATCAACAAGGTGAAATCATCAACTGGTTTGGTACTAACACCGATATAGATGAGCAGAAGCACATTGAAGAAACTCTGTCCCACAAAATTCAACTTGCAGATTTTCGAGCCAAAGTAGACACTGTGCTGTCTCGGAGTTCTACTTTATATGAGATGATGCGTGGCTGCACAGAAGCAATAGTAGACAATCTCCAGGCTGCCTTTGCCCGCATTTGGATACTCAACAAAACAGAAAATGTTCTGGAATTGCAAGTTAGTTCTGGAATGTATACCCACATTGATGGGGCGCATGGACGTATCCCCATAGGTCAACTCAAAATTGGTCTGATAGCCCAATCAGGTCAACCGCAAATCAGCAACTCTGTGCAGACAGACCCCCTAGTCAGAGATCAAGATTGGGCTAGAACAGAGGGAATAGTTGCCTTTGCAGGCTATCCCTTGATTGTAGAAGAGGAAACCGTAGGAGTCATCGCTATGTTTTCTCGACACCAACTCAGCTCATCTACCTTAGAAATTTTGGGAATTACAGCCTATGAAATTGCCCTTGGCATCAAACGCAAACAAACAGAGGTAGCTTTACAAGAAAGTGAAGAGCGATTTCGCAATTTGGTTGAGGCTAGCAGTGATTGGGTGTGGGAAGTAGATGAAAACATTCGATATATCTATGTCAGTCCCAAAGTCAGAGATATTTTAGGTTACGAACCAGAGGAAGTGATTGGTAAAACGCCTTTAGAACTCATGCCACCTGAAGAAGCTGAACGAGTATTAAGTATCTTTGCACCAATTGCAGCTGCTCAACAACCATTTAAGTGTTTAGAAAATACTAACTTGCATAAAGACGGTCATTTAGTAGTTCTAGAAACTAGTGGTGTACCAGTCTTTAATTCTGGAGGTAAATTTTGTGGCTACCGAGGCATTGATCGAGATATTACAGCCCGTAAACAGGCCAAGGCCAAACTAAGGGAAACACAAGCAAGACTCCAGGCGATTTTGGATAACTCTCCCGCCATCATTTACTTACTAGACACTCAAAATAGATTTTTGCTCATTAACCAGCAATATGAAAGACTCTTTCAGACTACTCAACAAGAAATTATCGGTAAAAGCATATATGAGGTGTGGAATGCTGATATTGCCGACAATTTTGCAGCTAATAACCACTTGGTAGTGACTCGTGCCAATCCCATTGAAGTTGAAGAAGAAGTACCTCACGAAGATGGCTTACACACCTACATTTCTATCAAGTTTCCTTTAACAGATAGCAATGGTGTTCCCTATGCTGTATGTGGTATATCTACAGACATCACAGACCGCAAACGTGCTGAAAAGAAACTGCGTCAAAGTGAAGAGTATTTCCGCCTGTTAATCGAAAGTATTAAAGATTATGCTATTTATCGGCTCGATTCCCAAGGGAGAGTCATGAGTTGGAACTCTGGCGCAGAGTGTATTACTGGCTATCAAACTAGCGAAATTGTCGGGCAGAATTTTGCTTGCTTTTTCCCACCAGAAACAATTGGTGAATATTCACCACAGCAGCAGTTAGACATAGCCGCTAGTCAGGGAAGGTGTGAGTGTGAAAGAGTTTTCGTCCGTAAAGACGGCTCCTACTTTTGGGCAAATTGCATCTTAACACCATTACGGGATGCGGCGGGTAATTTGCAGGGTTTTTGTAAAGTCACTCGCGACATTACAGAACGTAAATTAGCGGAAGAATCTTTATTACGCTTTCAAAAAGCTATAGAAAGTACCAGCGACGCTGTTGTAATTACAGATGAGCAGGGTAGGAGTATTTATGTTAACCCTGCCTTTGTGGGTTTATACGGCTATAATTTAGAAGAATTAGCAAGAATTGGGGGAGTATGGGTGATTTCCCAACAGCCTCAAGATAGTCAGAAAATACTGACTGCAATTCATCGGGGTCAATCTTGGCGGGGTGAAGTTGCTATGCGATCGCGCACAGGTCACATCTCGCAAATTGACCTCCGTATTGATGCAATTAAAGATCCTAGAGGTAAAATCTTCGGCACAGTATGTATTCATACTGATATTACTAAGCGTCAACAAGTGGAAGAAGGTTTAAGACTGCGTGATCGAGCGATCGCAGCCAGCAGCAATGGGATTATTATTGCTGATGCTAGTATTGCTAACGGGCCAATGATCTATGTGAATCCTGCCTTCGAGAAAATGACTGGCTATTCATCTGAGGAAGTTATAGGACAAAATTTCCGCTCATTCCATAGCACGGTGATCAATCAGCCAGGATGCCAAGAACTTCATACTCTTATGCAAGCAGGAAAGGCTGGCACCGTCATTCTGCAAAACTATCGTAAAGATGGCAGTTTATTCTGGAGTGAGTTAAATATTTCCCCAGTTTACGACCAGAATGACAGACTCACTCATTACATCGGCATTCAAACAGACATCACAGAACGCCAACAAGCACAAACAGCATTATTAGTTAGCCAGCAAAGACTACAATACCTACTCACATCGAGTCCAGCTGTTATTTATGCCTGTAGAACAGCCGGTGGTTTTGGCAGTTTCTTTATCAGTGAAAATATCAAAACTCTCCTGGGCTATGAGGCAAAACAGTTCAATGAAGATTCTAGCTTTTGGTTAAGTCGTATTCATCCTGAAGATACACCAAAAGTACTTGATCATCTTGTCGATGTTTTAGAAAAAGGGCAATATAAGCTAGAATATCGCTTTTTACATCAAGATGGATCTTACCGTTGGCTATATGACCAAGGCAAAGTCGTCTGGGACGAAACGCACAAGCCAGTCGAACTTGTGGGCTACATGGCAGATATTACAGACCGCAAACAACTAGAAGAAGAATTAACCATAGCACTGGAAAAAGAAAAGGAATTGAGTGAACTCAAATCCCGCTTTGTCTCCATGACTTCCCATGAATTTCGCACACCTTTGAGTATAATTTTGTCTTCCTCCGAGTTACTCGAACACTATCATCAAAAATTGTCTCCCGACAAACGAATGACCCATCTCCAACGTATCCAGACATCTGTGAAGCGTATGACGGAAATGTTGGATGATGTTTTGATCATTGGTAAGGCAGAAGCGGGAAAACTAGAGTTCGTACCCCAAGTATTTGATTTAGTCGCCTACTGTCGTAACTTAGTGGCAGAAACGCAAACCCGTCTGAAACTCAAGAGCCAGCAAATTAATTTTACTAGTCATGAGGAAACTATAGAATGTTGCATGGATGAGAAATTATTAGCACACGTTCTCAATAACTTACTATCAAATGCCATCAAATATTCCCACAAAGATAGTCATGTCGCATTTATCTTGAAAACTGAAAATGAGCAAGTAATTTTTGAAATTCAAGACGAAGGTATTGGCATCCCTCCAGAAGATATTCCCCAGTTATTTGAGTCGTTTCATCGTGCCAAAAATGTAGGCAATATTCCGGGAACGGGATTAGGATTAGCAATTGTGAAAAAGTGTATAGACCTTCATCAAGGTGAAATTTTTGTTAAAAGTACACTAGGAATTGGTACAGTATTTACAGTTAAAATATCATTAAATAATCAAGTATAA
- a CDS encoding EAL domain-containing response regulator, whose protein sequence is MIKILVIEDEELVRENILDLLAAEDFETVSAPNGRIGINLAIAEFPDLILCDMMMPEVDGYGVLTALRQEPLTAAIPFIFLTAKSAKADFRQGMDMGADDYLTKPFTRAELLSAVMNRLERQATLKSYFSNQNSTQSASPQNQLVTVSLHQVVKQKKFQEFEVHYQPIVDITSGKIIAAEGLLRWQSPELGFVSPTEFIPLAESTGLIITIGQWVVENVCQQLKSWHDAGLDYLTTSVNLSAIEFNRPDLIKSITNVLEKHNLEPKYLEIELTESMIMQDLNNAIFTINELQSLGVRIAIDDFGTGYSSLFYLKNLPVNTLKIDRYFIHNVAEDVQKSAITKALIEMAHNMNMQVIAEGVETETELAFLRDNACDAMQGFLFSRALPLMEFEKFLSNKKHLSV, encoded by the coding sequence ATGATAAAAATTTTAGTCATTGAAGATGAAGAATTAGTACGGGAAAATATTTTAGATTTGCTGGCAGCCGAAGATTTTGAAACTGTCTCGGCTCCAAATGGCAGAATAGGTATAAACTTGGCGATCGCAGAATTTCCCGATTTAATTTTGTGCGACATGATGATGCCAGAAGTGGATGGATACGGAGTGCTGACTGCATTACGCCAAGAACCATTAACAGCAGCAATTCCTTTTATTTTTTTGACAGCAAAATCAGCTAAAGCTGATTTTCGGCAAGGTATGGACATGGGTGCAGATGATTATCTCACCAAACCCTTTACACGCGCCGAATTGCTCAGTGCAGTCATGAATCGCCTAGAAAGACAAGCAACATTAAAAAGCTACTTTAGTAATCAAAACTCTACTCAAAGTGCATCTCCACAGAATCAGCTAGTAACGGTGAGTTTACATCAAGTAGTTAAACAAAAGAAGTTTCAAGAATTTGAGGTGCATTATCAACCTATAGTTGATATTACATCCGGTAAAATCATTGCGGCTGAAGGTTTATTACGCTGGCAAAGTCCTGAATTGGGTTTTGTTTCACCCACAGAGTTCATTCCCTTAGCTGAATCCACAGGATTAATTATTACAATCGGTCAGTGGGTAGTAGAAAATGTTTGCCAACAACTTAAAAGTTGGCATGATGCAGGCCTTGACTATTTAACTACCAGTGTCAACTTATCGGCAATAGAATTTAATCGCCCAGACTTAATCAAAAGTATAACTAATGTTTTAGAAAAGCATAATTTGGAACCTAAATATTTAGAGATAGAACTGACTGAAAGCATGATTATGCAGGATTTGAATAATGCAATTTTTACTATTAATGAGTTGCAATCTCTAGGAGTCAGAATTGCTATTGACGACTTCGGCACAGGTTATTCTTCTCTGTTTTATCTAAAAAATCTCCCCGTTAACACCTTAAAAATTGACCGTTATTTCATTCATAATGTTGCTGAAGATGTGCAGAAATCAGCAATTACTAAGGCTTTAATTGAAATGGCACACAACATGAATATGCAAGTGATAGCTGAAGGTGTAGAGACAGAAACAGAATTAGCTTTTTTACGAGACAATGCCTGCGATGCTATGCAAGGATTTTTATTTAGCCGAGCTTTACCATTAATGGAATTTGAAAAATTCTTATCGAATAAAAAACATTTGTCAGTATAA